CGTGGCTCACCTAGCCCGCAGGCCGTGGGTGGGATCCTCCGAATACGCGGACGAAACCTGGCGACTCCGCGGGTGGGCGCTTCGGACGCTCTGCCAGGAGATGGGCGCGACCTTCATCAAGCTCGGCCAGATCCTCTCGACGCGCCGGGATCTGATGCCGCCCTCCGCCCTCTCGGAACTCGAGAAATTGCAAGATGACATTCCCGGAGTGGACGGCTCCCTTGTCCGCTCGATTTTTCAGGCCGATTTCGGAAAGCCCGTGGAGGCCGTCTTTCGTACGTTCGAACACCAAGCGGACGCGAGCGCCTCCGTCGCCCAGGTCCATCACGGCATCCTGGGAGACGGCACCGAGGTGGCCGTGAAGTTTGTCAAGCCGGGCGTACACGAGCTGATGGAAATGGACACGCGATTGCTGGTCGTCTTCGCCGGAATCCTTTCACGAATTCCCTTCCGCTCGTTCCCATCCCTTCCCGGCCTCGCGGAAACTTTTTGCGAGATGCTCAGAAAGCAAACCGATCTGACGATCGAGGCGGAGAACAATCGGCGTTTCCAGACCCAGTTCCGCGAGGATCGGGAAATCATCCGCTTTCCCAGATTGGTTGATGAATTCTGTTCCCGGAACGTTCTGACGATGGAATACATCCGAGGCGTCAAGCCGACGCGGCTGACCAACGGCGGACATGATCGGAAGAAGCTCGCGCTGAATCTGCTGCTTCTGTACTACAAGATGCTGATGCACGGTTACGTCCACGCGGACATGCATCCGGGGAACATCTGGGTGTCGGCCGAGGGATTCTACTGGGTTTTTGACCTGGGATTGGTCGCCCAAATGGACTGGGAGAAACGGCGAGCCTTCTTTGAAACGTGGGCCTCGCTATTCATGGGAGACGGACGGCCCCTGGCGCACTTGATCACCCAGATGTCCTTGTCCCATGATGTGCGGGACATGGCTGCGTTGGAGGGAGACACGACGGCCTTTCTGAGAAAGAGGAAACTGGATCGGATCGTGGAACTCGATTTCGGCGCCATCATCATGGAGTTCGGGGACAT
The DNA window shown above is from Nitrospirota bacterium and carries:
- a CDS encoding AarF/ABC1/UbiB kinase family protein codes for the protein MQPGRLQLLLRVGRLARVLASVLARFAWRSVAHLARRPWVGSSEYADETWRLRGWALRTLCQEMGATFIKLGQILSTRRDLMPPSALSELEKLQDDIPGVDGSLVRSIFQADFGKPVEAVFRTFEHQADASASVAQVHHGILGDGTEVAVKFVKPGVHELMEMDTRLLVVFAGILSRIPFRSFPSLPGLAETFCEMLRKQTDLTIEAENNRRFQTQFREDREIIRFPRLVDEFCSRNVLTMEYIRGVKPTRLTNGGHDRKKLALNLLLLYYKMLMHGYVHADMHPGNIWVSAEGFYWVFDLGLVAQMDWEKRRAFFETWASLFMGDGRPLAHLITQMSLSHDVRDMAALEGDTTAFLRKRKLDRIVELDFGAIIMEFGDIQRKYAMVASPELSGIGVSLFALEGLARYLDPDLNIGKSLAPHLKKLLRRLYLMDPNRKPPLLQLHHTREPAGLEAT